The sequence AAAAATCCTCGATTTATTACTGATTGTTTCAAACGATCTATCAACATTAAAAGTATGATCAATAGGATCAATTATGCACTTTAATGTTCGGGTTCGAAATATTGTCTTGGATATCAGGGATTTTACGATGGAGACTCAGTATCAAAATTAATGAGTCGGGTAATTTCTTTTATTTAGATGGAATAAATTCTAACTAAAAAACTTTTACCTTTGTCGCCATTTTTCACCCATCAAAAAATATACATATGACTTTTATTATCAAGGAAAAACTGTTTTCGAAGCAGTGGTTGATTAATTATTTTTTAATCATCATAGGATCCTTTATCCTTGCTGCAGGTTTTGTTCTTTTCATTACTCCATATAAAATTGTTCCGGGTGGGGTTTATGGGATTTCAATTGTGTTGCACTATATGTTTGGTACACCAGTTGGTTTGGTGGCTTTACTTTTCGACATCCCATTAACCATAATTGGAATTAAAGTATTGGGCCCACGATTCGGTGTTAAAACAGTAGTTGGTTTTGTGCTAACAGCTGCATTTGTTGACGGCCTTACTTACTTGTATGGTTTTGAGCCGCTTGTTGAAGATGACGCACTTTTGTCTTCAATTTTTGGAGGAGTCGTTATCGGGTTCGGGCTTGGCTTAATTTTCAAAGCTAAGGCAACATCAGGAGGTTCGGATATTGTAGCAATGATTATTAGTAAATATACAAAGCTACCCCTTGGTCAATTACTGATTATGGTTGATTCGGCAATTGTTATTGTTGGGTTGATCATTTTTAAAGATTGGAAGATCCCCCTGTATTCATTGATCGTAATTTTTATTACAGGAAGAGTAGTGGATGTTGTGCTACAGGGAATAAGTTATGATAAAACGCTTCTTATCATTTCCGATAAATACGAATTGATACGCGATAAAATCATCAATGATTTAAATAGAGGTGGAACCTATATCAAAGGTGAAGGCATGTATAATAAACAGGAGAAAACCATCATCTATGTTGTTGTAAACAGAAGGGAACTGGCAATTTTACAGGACTTTATCCACGCTACTGATCCGGAAGCGTTTCTTACGGTAATAAACGCAAATGAGATTCTTGGAAAAGGGTTTAAATCACTTAGCGACAGACAAGATTTTTAAACTATAATCTGTGTTTTTTAAAACTTTTATTTAAAGAAAATAAATTCTTAAACGTTACTGAAATTCAATATTTCTACTTTTTGAAATTGTAAAATGATTAATATTGTTTGCGATTTGTTTTCTTCAGGTTTGCCGAATAATTAATTAAGTTGAGATGATGATTTATGTAAAGATTAAATATATAAGTTGTTTTTTTATTCTCTTATTGATCCTGAGCAATTGTGGGCAACAACAGACTAATAATAATCATAAACTGATAATTTTTCATGCGGGTAGTTTGTCTGTTCCCCTTAAAGAAGTGATCGAATTATTTAATAAAGAATACCCGGAGATAAGTATATTGACTGAAGCAGCCGGGAGTAGGGATTGTGCGCGCAAAATAACCGATTTAAAAAAGGAATGTGATGTAATGGCATCTGCCGATTATACAGTTATCGATCAATTATTAATTCCGGATCATGCAAGTTGGAACATTCATTTTGCCAGTAACGAGATGGTGATCGTTTATCATGATGAAGAGCAATCGTTTCGGAAAATTGATTCAACAAACTGGTTTAATATCTTATTGAATGATGAAATAAAATATGGTAGATCGGAACCAAATGCAGATCCATGCGGATATAGAACCGTATTAGTCGCAAAGTTAGCTGAAAAGTATTATAATATCCCGGGATTTGCTTCAAAGCTTATGGCCAAAGATCAGCAGTACATTCGTCCGAAGGAAACAGATTTACTCGCTCTTTTTGAAACAAATACGGTAGATTTTATCTTTATCTATCGTTCAATTGCGGAGCAACATGGTTTAAAATATTTGACACTTCCGGATGCAATTAATTTAAAATCTTCCAAATTTACTGAAGAATATTCATCTGTAACAGTCGACCTTTCCGGTAGAGAGCCCGGCAGTATTATTACCCAAATAGGTGAGCCAATGGTTTATGGAATAACAATTCCAACAAATGCACCTAATAAAAGTACTGCTATAAAATTTGTCGACTTCCTATTATCGGATAAAGGAATGGCAATTATGGAAAAAAATGGACAACCATCGATAGTTCCTTCATATAGTGATTCATTTCAAAACATCCCGGTATCATTAAAAAAATATGCCCTAAAGAAATGACTCACAGCAACTAATTTTCAATTTTGATATATGAAAAAAACTTATCTGATTACAGCTTTAATATTGTTAAACATTTTGGCCTTTGCTCAATTTAAAATGGAGGGTGAAATACGCCCAAGACTTGAATTCAGGGACGGCTATAAAAATCTGATGCCAATGGATGCAAATCCGGCTTTGTTAGTCAGTCAGAGAACAAGGTTAGGTGTCAGTTATCAAACAAAATTATACACTACCCAGATTACTTTTCAGGATGTGAGGATTTGGGGAGAGGAGCAAATAAATACAAATAAAGTCAATATTGGATTGCACGAAGCCTGGCTTGAGTTCAATGCAGCTTCATCAATAAAAATTAAAATCGGAAGGCAAGTCTTAAAATATGATAACGAGCGATTGATTGCATCAACAAACTGGCTTCAGGTTGGGGCAAAGCATGACGCAATGAAAGTATCGTACAAATCCACAAATTGGGATCTCGATTTGATAGGCGCTTTTAATCAATCCGGCGATATTTATTATCAATCACCTTACCTATTATTTAATAAGCAATATAAAAACCTTGGAATTTTATGGTTGAGTCGTAAAATGCAAAAGTTTACATTTTCGAATTTAACAATCGTTGAAGGACTGCGAAAGGATGATGTCGGCGTTCAAATTAATACACGACTAACAACAGGAATAATATCTAAGGCAAAACTTGAAAAAACGGATGTTGATGCACGTTTCTTTTATCAGACAGGGAAAAAACAAAATGGGAATAAAGTAAATGCATACCTGGCCAATTTGGATATTTATTATCATCTAAATAAAGAAAGCACTTTGATGGCAGGATTTGAATTGCAATCTGGAAACCGAAATCCAAAAATAATTGAAGGATCAGACAAAGGATTTGAGGTTTTATACGGAAGCAAGCATTCTTTTAACGGTTTGATGGATTATTTTGGCGGTTCAAATTCAATCAATGGAATGGGCTTGTTTGATATCTATCTTAAGTATATTGCTGTAATTAATAATAAACTTGAACTTAATTTTGATTATCACTATTTCAAAACACCAAAAAACTTTCAAAATGAAGGAGTAGATTACCATGGTTATTTAGGTTCGGAAATTGACCTAAGTTGTTCGATCAAGATTTCACCAGAAATTAATATTACAAATATTTTTGGGATGATGATTGCGACGAATTCATTGGCTGTTGCAAAAGGTAGTGATTTAGATGCCGTAAAAAATGGTTATTATTTTGTAACAATGCTTACCTTTAAACCAGTGTTTTTTAAAAACTAAATGAATGATCCGAACGGATTCTTTTAGCCTTGTTTTGAGTTTATTGGGAGCAATCATACTCCTGTTTATTATTGCGCCTTTGGCAGGTTTACTGCTTGATACTCCGCTTGCAAAAATATTTGAAACTACTCAGGACGAACAAGTTGTTAAAAGCATCTGGCTTACCTTGTCGGCTTCATTCGGAGGTACTTTGTTTTGTGCAATTTTTGCCATTCCGTTGGCTTATGTACTTGCCAGAAAGGAATTTACGGGAAAGCGATTAGTGTTAGGAATTATCGATTTACCTATCGTAATTCCTCACTCGGCGGCCGGGATCGCTGTATTAGGTTTTATTTCCAGAGATTCGGTATTTGGGCAAATGGCTTCAAGTGTTGGGTTAGACTTTGTAGGCCATCCTATTGGAATTTCAATGGCAATGGCATTTGTGAGCATTCCTTTTTTGATTAATGCAGCTCGTGACGGATTTGGCTCAATACCAATTCGGTTGGAACAGGCGGCAAAAAACTTAGGTGCCAATTCTGTACGTGTATTTTTCACAATCTCTTTACCGCTGGCATGGCGTTATATCTTGTCCGGATTTATCATGATGTTTGCCCGTGGACTGAGCGAATTTGGAGCAGTTGTAATAGTTGCTTATCATCCTATGATAACTCCTGTTTTGATTTATGAACGATACACCTCATTCGGATTAAAATATGCCAGACCAGTCGCAATATTATTTATTCTGGTTTGTTTGGTCTTTTTCATTGCGTTGAGGTTCTTAGTTCAAAACAGATCAAAGCAAAATCAAAAAAATACCTTGTTAAAAAATAATGCAAATTAAATGCTTGAATTAAGAAATATCTCACTTCTTTTCCCCGAATTTTCATTAAGGGATGTTAATTTGAATATCCACAAAGGTGAATATTATGTGATTCTGGGTTTGTCGGGAGCTGGGAAATCACTTCTACTTGAATGTATTGCCGGAATGCAACAACCAAATACTGGACAAGTATTTTTGGATGGAGAAGATATCACCCGCAAAAAAATTCAGGATAGAAATGTAGGATATGTTTTTCAGGATCATGCAGTTTTTCCGCATCTAAACGTATTTAATAATATTGCTTATTCTTTAAAGAAAAAATACCCTAAAGAAATCATTCATCAAAAAGTAAAAGAAGCAGCCGAACTTGTAAGTATTGGTCATTTGCTCGATAGGCAACCAAACACTTTGTCGGGAGGAGAGTCGCAAAGAGTGGCATTAGCCCGTACACTTATTCGTGACCCAAAATGCCTTCTGCTTGATGAACCATTCTCTTCTTTGGATGTGCAACTGAGGGATGATTTAAGGGCCTTATTACGTAAGCTAAATAGAATGGGGAGAACCATTATCCATGTAACACATGATTATGAAGAGGCTATTTCACTTGCTCAAAAAATTGCTGTATTTCAGGATGGCAAACTCATTCAACAAGGTGATCCATTTGAGGTATTTGCAAATCCGGTTTCTGAATTTGTAGCTCGCTTTAGGGGAATCAGGAATTTCTTTAAATCAAAAATGATCAGCCAAAACCAAACAATGATTAAAAATATGATTCTGGTGGATATTCCCATTCAGGAAAAAATTTCAGAAGGATTTATTATGTTTAACAGTACGGATGTGAAAATTAGCAAGGAAAAACCAACTGGTAAAATTTCAAATCTTTTTAAGGGTCAAATTATAGACATTATTCCAAATTTTAAAGGAAATGAAATAAGTATTGCTTCAGAAATTAACCTGACATCGTTTATTAATCATCCGGCATTTAAAATTCTTCAATTAAAAATTGGAGATGAGGTATGGGCCAGCATTAATCCGGAAAAAATTAAATTCCTTCCAATTATCTAAAAAGTTTTACGATATCATTTCCATTTGCGAAAATCAACAATGCAAATAGGATAACCATTCCAACTACCTGAGCGTATTCCATGAATTTATCACTAGGCTTTCTGCGGGCAATAATTTCATAAAGTAAAAACATTACGTGGCCACCATCAAGTGCAGGAATAGGTAATACATTCAGAATGGCTAACATAATTGAAAGAAATGCAGTGAGTCGCCAAAAATTTTCCCAATCCCAGGTACTTGGGAAAATGCTACCAATGGTAATAAACCCACCAACCGATTCATAAGCTTTAACTTCAGGTGAGAAAAGTAATTTTAATTGTTTCAAATAATCACTAATGCCATTATAAGCTTTTGCAATACCTGCCGGAACAGCACTAATGATATTGTATTTTTTTTCTGATAATGTAAAGTATTCAGAAAGTGGTTTGACATAAACCCCAATCTGTCCCGATTCAGGGAGATTTACTTCTAATGCCAGTGTATCAGCTTCTCGGATTACAGTAATATTAATAATTTGATTTTTGTATTTTTTGAGTTCATTCGCAAACTGATCGAAATAGGGAAAGCTTTGACCATTAATTCCTATAATCTTATCATCAATTTTTATTCCTGCTGCTTGTCCTGCAGAATTTTTGATGAATCCTCCTGCTTCATAAGGAAAGCGGACATAAAGGAAATCTGCTGTTTTTCGTTTAATCATTTTTCCAACAAATCCCTTTGGAATTTGAATATTCATAATTTCTCCATCGCGCTCAACTTGCACCGATTGGGCTTCATTGAGAATTAATGTTATGGGGATTTTTAGAAAATCCTCAACAGGTTCATTGTCGATAGAAAGAAACTTATCTCCATTTTGCAATCCCATTTCTATCGCGATCGAATCACAAACGATTCCATATTTGTTAGCTTCAGAAGTTGGGAGGTATTCTTCGCCCCAATAAGCAAGCATCACTACATAAATAGCAATTGCCAGTAATATGTTTACAGTTACCCCTCCTAACATAATAATAAGTCGTTGCCAGGCTGGTTTTGATCTGAACTCGAACGGCTGAGGTGGAAGTTTCATGGCTTCCTTATCCATCGATTCGTCGATCATTCCTGATATTTTAACATATCCACCCAACGGAAGCCAGCCCATGCCGTATTCAGTTTCACCTTTTCTAAACTTAAAAATCGAAAACCAAGGATTAAAAAAGAGATAAAATTTTTCAACCCTTGTTTTAAATATTTTTGCGGAGATAAAATGACCAAATTCATGAAAGATTACCAGAATTGATAAACTGAGTAATAATTGTAATATTTTTATTAGGATGTCCATTTAATGTTTTTTTAGATGCTTTTCACTAATTCTAATGTTGTTTTCCTTGCAATTTTGTCACTTTCTGCCAAATCGCTATATGAAGGATTTTTTATTAAATCTACTTTAGTCATGCATTTTTCAATGATATCGGGCATTTGTAAAAACCCAATTCTATCCTTCAGAAACAATGAAACCAAAATTTCATTCGAAGCATTGAGTATGCATGGCATATTCCCTCCCTGTTTTAATGCATCAAAAGCGAGTGCAAGATTACGAAAAATTTTTAAATCAGGCTGTTGAAATGTTAATTCAGACTGTATCATAAAATCGAGGCGAGGGAAATTTGAATGAAATCGTTCGGGATATGTTAGCGCATATTGTATAGGTAGTTTCATGTCGGGCAATCCCATTTGTGCTTTAATCGAGCCATCTTCGAATTGT is a genomic window of Bacteroidota bacterium containing:
- a CDS encoding YitT family protein, with translation MTFIIKEKLFSKQWLINYFLIIIGSFILAAGFVLFITPYKIVPGGVYGISIVLHYMFGTPVGLVALLFDIPLTIIGIKVLGPRFGVKTVVGFVLTAAFVDGLTYLYGFEPLVEDDALLSSIFGGVVIGFGLGLIFKAKATSGGSDIVAMIISKYTKLPLGQLLIMVDSAIVIVGLIIFKDWKIPLYSLIVIFITGRVVDVVLQGISYDKTLLIISDKYELIRDKIINDLNRGGTYIKGEGMYNKQEKTIIYVVVNRRELAILQDFIHATDPEAFLTVINANEILGKGFKSLSDRQDF
- the wtpA gene encoding tungstate ABC transporter substrate-binding protein WtpA, which translates into the protein MIYVKIKYISCFFILLLILSNCGQQQTNNNHKLIIFHAGSLSVPLKEVIELFNKEYPEISILTEAAGSRDCARKITDLKKECDVMASADYTVIDQLLIPDHASWNIHFASNEMVIVYHDEEQSFRKIDSTNWFNILLNDEIKYGRSEPNADPCGYRTVLVAKLAEKYYNIPGFASKLMAKDQQYIRPKETDLLALFETNTVDFIFIYRSIAEQHGLKYLTLPDAINLKSSKFTEEYSSVTVDLSGREPGSIITQIGEPMVYGITIPTNAPNKSTAIKFVDFLLSDKGMAIMEKNGQPSIVPSYSDSFQNIPVSLKKYALKK
- a CDS encoding alginate export family protein, with product MKKTYLITALILLNILAFAQFKMEGEIRPRLEFRDGYKNLMPMDANPALLVSQRTRLGVSYQTKLYTTQITFQDVRIWGEEQINTNKVNIGLHEAWLEFNAASSIKIKIGRQVLKYDNERLIASTNWLQVGAKHDAMKVSYKSTNWDLDLIGAFNQSGDIYYQSPYLLFNKQYKNLGILWLSRKMQKFTFSNLTIVEGLRKDDVGVQINTRLTTGIISKAKLEKTDVDARFFYQTGKKQNGNKVNAYLANLDIYYHLNKESTLMAGFELQSGNRNPKIIEGSDKGFEVLYGSKHSFNGLMDYFGGSNSINGMGLFDIYLKYIAVINNKLELNFDYHYFKTPKNFQNEGVDYHGYLGSEIDLSCSIKISPEINITNIFGMMIATNSLAVAKGSDLDAVKNGYYFVTMLTFKPVFFKN
- a CDS encoding ABC transporter permease yields the protein MIRTDSFSLVLSLLGAIILLFIIAPLAGLLLDTPLAKIFETTQDEQVVKSIWLTLSASFGGTLFCAIFAIPLAYVLARKEFTGKRLVLGIIDLPIVIPHSAAGIAVLGFISRDSVFGQMASSVGLDFVGHPIGISMAMAFVSIPFLINAARDGFGSIPIRLEQAAKNLGANSVRVFFTISLPLAWRYILSGFIMMFARGLSEFGAVVIVAYHPMITPVLIYERYTSFGLKYARPVAILFILVCLVFFIALRFLVQNRSKQNQKNTLLKNNAN
- a CDS encoding ABC transporter ATP-binding protein, whose protein sequence is MLELRNISLLFPEFSLRDVNLNIHKGEYYVILGLSGAGKSLLLECIAGMQQPNTGQVFLDGEDITRKKIQDRNVGYVFQDHAVFPHLNVFNNIAYSLKKKYPKEIIHQKVKEAAELVSIGHLLDRQPNTLSGGESQRVALARTLIRDPKCLLLDEPFSSLDVQLRDDLRALLRKLNRMGRTIIHVTHDYEEAISLAQKIAVFQDGKLIQQGDPFEVFANPVSEFVARFRGIRNFFKSKMISQNQTMIKNMILVDIPIQEKISEGFIMFNSTDVKISKEKPTGKISNLFKGQIIDIIPNFKGNEISIASEINLTSFINHPAFKILQLKIGDEVWASINPEKIKFLPII
- the rseP gene encoding RIP metalloprotease RseP, producing MDILIKILQLLLSLSILVIFHEFGHFISAKIFKTRVEKFYLFFNPWFSIFKFRKGETEYGMGWLPLGGYVKISGMIDESMDKEAMKLPPQPFEFRSKPAWQRLIIMLGGVTVNILLAIAIYVVMLAYWGEEYLPTSEANKYGIVCDSIAIEMGLQNGDKFLSIDNEPVEDFLKIPITLILNEAQSVQVERDGEIMNIQIPKGFVGKMIKRKTADFLYVRFPYEAGGFIKNSAGQAAGIKIDDKIIGINGQSFPYFDQFANELKKYKNQIINITVIREADTLALEVNLPESGQIGVYVKPLSEYFTLSEKKYNIISAVPAGIAKAYNGISDYLKQLKLLFSPEVKAYESVGGFITIGSIFPSTWDWENFWRLTAFLSIMLAILNVLPIPALDGGHVMFLLYEIIARRKPSDKFMEYAQVVGMVILFALLIFANGNDIVKLFR